The DNA sequence GCCATCCAGTTCGTCGGGATGGGCGATACGCCCCAACACAGCGGTCGCAGCCGCAACGGCAGGGTTGGCGAGAAAGGCTTCCGCTTGCGGTGACCCCATGCGTCCGATAAAGTTGCGATTGCTTGTGGACAAGCAGCGTTCGCCTGGCGCCAAGACGCCGAAGTAACCGCCCAAGCACGGACCACAAGTCCCTTCAGCAATGATTGCACCTGCATCGGCAAAAATCTCCAACAACCCTTCCCTCATCGCTTGCATGTAGACCCGATGGGTCGCGGGGATGACGATGAGCCGCACATTGGGATGAACCTTTCGCCCTTTAAGCAATTGAGCGGCGATGCGCAGGTCTTCCAACTTGGCGTTGGTGCACGAACCGATAAACACTTGGTCAACGGTGATGTTCAATGCGACTGCCTCTGAGACAGGATGCACATTGTCAGGCGAGTGCGGAAAGGCGACCAGCGGTTCCAACTCGGAGCAATTGATTTCCCAAACGCTGTGGTAGGGGGCATCAGGGTCGCTCTCCACGATGAGCCATTTGTCTTCGGTGTGGGGAGCGTGACGGCGCAAGTAGTCCAGCGTGATCTCGTCAACGGGCATGAGACCGTTTTTGCCACCTGCCTCAATGACCATGTTGCACATCGTGAACCGTTCGCTCATCGGCAACTCGGCGATGACGGGACCCGTGAACTCCATCGCGCGGTAGAGGGCACCTGAGACGGTGATTTTGCCGATGGTCGCCAAAATCAAGTCTTTGCCCATGACCCATTGGGGCAACTTCCCCGTGTAGACGAACTTCATCGTTTCGGGCACTTTCAGCCAGATTTCGCCCGTCGCCCAGACAGCAGCCATGTCCGTTGACCCGACACCCGTCGCAAAACAGCCCAACGCGCCGACGGTGCAAGTGTGCGAATCAGCGCCGACATACAGCATGCCGGGATACGCCAGACCTTGTTCGGGCACAAGGATGTGCTCAATGCCGCCCCGACCGACTTCAAAAAAGTGCTTGATGCCCATCGCCCGGGCGAAATCGCGCATGATTTTCACTTGGGCAGCGGCTTGGATGTCCTTGCTGGGCGCATAGTGGCTGGGAACTAGCACGATTTTCTCCGGGTCAAACACCCGGTCAACGCCGATTTTGCGGAACTCCTTGATGGCGAGCGCAGCGGTCACATCGTTCGCCATGCACAAGTCCACCTTGCAGTTGACCAGTTCGCCTGGTTTGACTTCCCGCACACCGGCGTGGGCGGCGAGGATTTTTTCGGTCATCGTCATGCCCATTCGGATAACACCTCGCGTGGCGTGAGCGTGTCGGCAACGGCGTGATCGTAGAGCCTCGTCGCGCTGGCGAACAATTTTAATGCATTCCGAGACGGTCGGGTAAATAAAGCGCGCTAAAATGGACGGCGTTGATGCCAAATATCCCTTCAGGGTGAAAGGCGCTTGCCCACGCACGGTAGAGTTGGCTGGAGCGCTCACCGGAGCGAGACAACGACGGATGCGCTGTTGTCCGAAAACTTGCCGTCGGTTGATTGAGTGGTTGCTTGGCAGGATTGTGGCGGTGCGGAGCGTGAGCCACAGTGCGCAGCGTTTTGATCGTCAACCCGAAAGCCAAACGGGGGCGTGCCCTTTCCCTCGCCCGACAAGCGCAAGGGGAATTGCTCCGACACGGTTGGCAATGCGACTTGCTGCCAAGCGAAAGCGGAGAGCATGTCCGGCATTTGACCCACCAAGCGCTGCAGCGGGGCGTTGACGCCGTCTTCGTTTGTGGCGGTGACGGCACCATTCACCACGCCGTCCAAGCCTTAGCCCTTTCACCGACACCGTTAGGCATCATCCCCTGCGGTCGGGGCAACGACTTGGTGCGGGCGCTAGGCATCCCGTTGGACCCTACAGCTGCCGCCCGCGTCATCGCGGGCGGCAGAACCCACGCGATTGACTTGGGTGTCGTGCGCGGCGAATACTTTTGCGGCATCGTCACTTGCGGCTTTGACAGCGCGGTGGCGGATTTCGCCTACCGCCACCGTTCCATCCCCGGCGGTTGGGTCGGCTATTTGGGCGCGGCGTTGGTGCTGTTGGCGCGCTACCAGTTTCGGCGCGTGCAAGTGGACGGCGACGGTGTAGCCTTTGACGGTAGGGTCCTCTTGGTGGCGACAGCAAATTGCCCCGCTTACGGCGGCGGTCTATGGATTGCCCCGACCGCTCAACTGGACGATGGCTTGCTGCATGTCTGTATCGTGCGGGAGACGAGTAAGTGGCGTATTTTGCGACTGCTACCGACCGTCTTCACCGGCGCGCATATCCATGAGCCTGAAGTCAGTTTGCACGCCGTCCGCAAGGTGCGGTTGCAAAGCGATGAGCCGCTACCGCTATTTGCCGACGGGGAACCGGTAGGCGCAACGCCCGCGACCGTCACCGTCGTGCCGTCAGCGCTACGGGTGTTCGTGCCGTGAAGCGAAAGGTCCGAAGGCAGGGGATGGACGATGAACCGCTACTGGTTTCGTCAGCCCAAATGCCATTTTTGCGGGGCGCTGATTGATCGCCCCGACGACGGTGTCGTGTGCTGGGAAGAGAGCATTGAAAGCAGCGGCAAGTGGCGGGCACAAAGTTTCGCCGTCGCCCACCACCGGTGCGTTCCATCGCACCGTCCTTTCCAATGCGACCCGTTGACACAAGTGAACCCCGGCTATCTGGCGGGCTTGGCATTGCGGTTTACGCGGCGCATGTATGAAGAGGTGGACACGCCCGCGCTGGTGCGGTTGGTCTGCGAACTCTTTCCTGACGCCGCCGGGCGCGCAAGCGTGTGGGCGAATGTTTTTGACTTCATGCGCTGGGACGACGGTTTTCCGCCCGACCTGAGCGAAGCGCGCCCGACGCTGGAAGGGGCGACAGATTAGTTGCGGTCGCATTCCATCCGAAAGGTCGCTGACGACCGCAATCGCCGAGGGCTGGATAAAACGCCGGGAATGGGCACAACGGGTGCATCGTAGGTGACAGTCACCGTCAGTGACCCGCCCCGACGACGGATGCCCGGCGGGACGGCGGTCGCTTGGCAAGAGGTCACGATCACGGGCTCTAACAAATTACCGCTGGGGTCACGCTCGGTGATGGTAATCGTGATGCTGTTTTGGTTGGGAAAGCCGGCAGTGGCTTGGCAGATGCGGGCGACGATGTGCTCGTTCAAATTGCCGTCGTTGTCCGGGTCGTAGCAAGTTGCCCCCAACCGAGCGGCATCGCGGACGGCGTTGTTAAGGGTGTGGAGCCACATGAACAACTGACCGAACACCAGCGTGCCTGTGACCAACAGGATGAGCACGCTGGCTACCAGCGCCAACTCCACGATGGCTTGCCCTGTTCGTGCTGTGCCAAACAGTTTGGACATTACGCTTCAGGACGCGACCGCGCTCATTTCGTGCGGCGCACCAACACCCGCTCATAGCCGTCGGCGGGGAAGGCACCGAGGAACTCATGTCCCGCCCGCTCGCACCACGCTTTGGCGTCGTCTTTTGTGCGCGGCTCTTGCGTCCACAGTTCCACGACGGCACCGATAGGCACTTCTTTAATGGCGCGAACGAGTTCCACCAACGGACCGGGGCACTGGGCACCCCGTGCGTCCACAACTTTGTCGGCTTGGACCGATTGTGCCACAGTGAGCCACCTCCTTTGTGTGATGGCGGTCACCGGGGCAAATTGTGCCCTTGTGCCCACAGCGCTGCCAGCCCGGAACGAACAAACTGAACGGCGATGGTGGCAAGAAGCAGCGCCATGATTTGGGCGATGAGCCCCGACCCCGTTTTGCCCAGCCGTCTGAAGAACCATTCACCCATCATCAAGATGCCCCAAGTTACGAGGAAGGTCAAGACCAGCGCCAGCAAGGTCAGCGGCAACCCGTAGGTGGCGCTGAGGACCAAAGTCGCCGTCAACGCCCCAGGACCCGCCAGCAACGGGCACGCCAGTGGCACGACGGACACTTCGCCTGTCCCTTCCACTGTCCAGTGCCCTGCCAAAACGATTCGGACGGCGATGAGGAACAGCAGCAAGCCTCCAGCGACCTGCAAATCCGCAAGGGTCACGCCAAACAGGACCAGCACACCTGCTCCCCCCAGCGCAAACACTAACAAGATACCGAAAGCGACGAGGGTAGCGACCGTGAACACGCGTCGGCGCTGCATCGCTGAGTGCTGCTCCGTCGCCGCCATGAACAGCGGCAGGTTGCCAAACGGGTCGGTGATGAGCAGCAAGGACACAAAGGCTTTCGCCAAGTCTGCCCACTCCATCGTCCCATCCCCTCGCTAGACAATGGCAAAATAGGTGGTGACTACGGTTTTACCATTTTGCGCTGCTGCGAGGCGAGCGACTATGCGTTACATCCGCGTCGGGACGACAGGCGTGCAAGTGTCGCGGTTGTGTTTTGGGACACTGCCGCTGGGACCGTTGCTCCGACGCATGCCGCTAATGCAGGGCGCTGAGTTGCTAGCTTACGCCTTTGAGCGAGGCGTTACGACCTTTGACACCGCCAAAGGCTTCCGCACCCGCGACTATTTGGCGGTGGCGTTCGGTGACAAACCGGACGTCGTCATCGTAGATAAATCGTCGGCTCGCTCTTACGAGGAGATGGAACGGGATATCGCTGACAGTTTGGTGGACTTAAACCGCGACGAAGCGGACATCTTTCTGCTTTACGATGTCCGCTCCCGCGATGACTTTGCGACCCGACGGGGGGCATGGGAATACTTGGCGGAAGCGAAAGCGATGGGCTTGGTCAAAGCCATTGGGTTGTCCACCCACACTGTTGAAGGGGCACTGCTGGCGGCAGAGTTACCTGAAGTGGATTTCGTGCAGGTGCCTTTCAACTTACTGGGAGCCGGCATTTTGGATGGCGATTTGGCGGCGATGGAAGCCGCTTTGCACCGCCTCAAAGCCGCCGACAAAACCGTCTGTGCTATCAAGCCGTTGGCAGGGGGGATGCTTTCCCGCAGCCAGTGGCAGGAAGCGTTGACATTTGTGTTTTCGCACCCGTGCGTGGATTGCGTTTGCGTTGGGCTACTCACCCACGACGAAGTGGACGCCGGTTGCGCTTTCGCCGACCACCAACCCGTAGCGCCAGAGGTTGCGGGAGCGGTGACCGCGATGCCTCGCCGCCTCTTCATCCTTGACTGGTGCACCGGATGCGAAGCCTGCATCCCCGTTTGCCCGACACAAGCCCTCTACATGCACGAAGGCGTGGCGAAAGTGGTCCACGAGCGCTGCGATTGGTGCGGCAAGTGTGGTCCTGTGTGCCCTGAAAGCGCCATCTTCCTCATCGCCAACCCACCTGCTCCGTCCGATGAAGAACCCAATGGCGAGTGACGGCGATGCCCGTCCGCTTGTGGCTGACTTGCCCTGCCGATGTAATGCCACCGATGCTGGCGCGGCTACAGTGGTTGGGCGTTCGGCGCCTGCAACGCTACTTGTATGGACCACTTTGTCGCGTGTCCGCGTTGCTGCCAGACACAACCGACACGCCCTTGCGAGTCCATTGGCTCTGGGAACAAGGGCGCCAGCAAGGTCTCACAGTGTATCTTTACGCCGGCAACGACACCGACTTGCCCTTCGCACTGCCGTTCCTGCCGCCTTTGCGGACCGAACAGGGTGTGTTCGGTTCCATCCGCCACCCGACGACGCAGTTGTGCCTCGCGTTGCTGCAAGCCGTCGGGCTTGACGCCAAACGCGTGTTGGACATTGGCACGGGGACCGGCGTCCTTGCCGTCGCCGCCCTCGCGGGAGGTGCGAGGCAAGTTATCGCGACCGACATCGCTTCCACTGCCGCCCGGCTCGCCGCTTTCAACCTTGCCCGCTATCCGTCCGAGCGGTGGGCAGTGGTCGTTTGCGACCTCGCCAGTGCGCTGCGAGGGTGCTTTGACCTCGTTTGCTGCAACATCAGCGCCGATGTGTTGCCACCGCTGTTATCCCACCTGCAGCACGACCTTGCGTGCGACGCCCTCATCGTTTCAGGGTTCACCGCGCCAGAGTGGCGGTCGGTGCGTCGGTGGCTGCGGTCACGCGGATGGTGCGTGGACCAATGGCGGTTCCTCAACGGGTGGCTCGCCGCCTTTGCGCGGCGATTGTGACGAACAATGGCTCTTCGGTAAGGGTGAGCGTCAATTGCCCTCTAACTGGGCGCATTGGCTGGCTGTTGCCCATTAAGTCGGTGACGGTGACGACTGACGCTGTGACGGGCACCGTGACTCGGCGCTCGCCTTGCGTCGCCCAAAGGGTCCACACCTCGCCTGTCGCATCGCCAAACACGAGGCAAACCGCTCCGTCGCCGACTGCCGCTTGCCGCAGGAACCGTTTGCGGGCAAGCATCCGCACCATCGTGTTGAACGCCGCGTAACCGACCTTCGGCGAGTGGTCAAAGCGGATAAGCCCAAAATTGAACTCGTTGTAGGTCGGGTCGTCACCGTCGTCCTGAAAGTCGTAGACGAACACCCGCTCAATGAACGGCAGCGTCAGCGCCCACAAAAAGGTGCGCACGATGTATGCCGCCGAAAGCCATTGGGGCGTCCCGCCCGTGATATGGGTCGGGTAGCCGAACTCCGTCAGCCACACCTTTAAGTGCCCCGCACCGTATTTGTCCAACAGCGCTTTGAGCCGCTGCATTTCGCCGACGAAGTCACTGGCTTCAGGAGAACGCGGGTAACGGTAAGGGTGTACGGAGAGGGCGTCCATGAACTTGCCGCCGTCCCGCTGCAACACGGCTTCAATGAAGCCCAAATCGGTCCCAGCGGTGCAGACACCGACGACTGTCGCCTGCGGGTCAACGGACTTAACGGTCGTGTAGACAGTTTTGAGCAGCGCAGTGTAATCGGCGGGATTGGGCTTTGGCTGCCAAAAGCCGATGTTGGGTTCGTTCCACACTTCCCAGTGGCGGCAAATGCGCCCGTAGCGCTCTATCAACGCGCGGCAATAGCGGGCAAACGCCTCGCGCCCGGCGTCGGTGTGCGGAGCGACCCCGTTATCGTAATGGCGGTTGGCGTAGTTGAAGATGATGAGGGGACGAATGCCTGACTCGCCCGCCGCCCGCATGTAAGCGTCGTAGTAGGTGGGAAAGATGAACTTCCCCTGCTCCCGTTCCACTTCGCTCCAGTAGAGTTCATCGCGGAGCCATGCGGCGCCCATGCGGCGCATGAGGTCCAGCGTATCAGGCACCTTGTGCTTGAACTGCCCAAAGTGGGTGCAGACGCCAAAAGGGCTGTCCTCACCAATCGGGGCAGGTTCAGGAAGCCAACAGACGGACACAAGGCGCGTGGCAGACGGGCGCTCAGGTGTCAAGGCGGTCAGTTGAATCGCCACAAAATGCACGCCAAACCGGATGGGGTGTAACGCTATTGTGCGCTCAACGGGTTTACCAGGTGTCACCGTCACCTCGCTCCGCCACAACGACCGCACCGGTTCCTCGCGGTGGTTGAGCAATTGAACGCTCACCGCAACGGTCACGGGAGCGTTTGTCGTGTTGGTGAGCACCAGTTTACCCGTTGGGGGGTCCGTAGCGCCCCAGAAGTAACCCCAACGGCGAGCGGGCACAAATTGGGCGTTGACAGGCGGTTGCACTTCCTCGCCGTAATGGGCGCTCACGGCGTCAAAGGCGACGACGCCTTCAGACGGGCGGACGAGGCTGTCAAGGACGAGGCTGAAGAAGGTGACGGGAAAGTCAAGGCGCCCGTTGCCATCACCGCCCCAGTGCCCGTGCGGTGTGTCTAAGTGCGTCCAGAGCACCCGCCAGCCGCGAAAATGCAGCACGCCCAAATCGTATTGATGCCATTCGCCACCAGCGTCCACGAACCGGGCGCGCACGATGTTGCCCGAACCGTCGCCCCGCACGGCGACGCTGAACCGGCGGGGCTTTTCCGTCAGCCGATGAGGTGCGATGACCTCCAAGTATTGCAGCCCGCTGACTTTTTCAAAGCGGTAGTGCAACTCGGCACACCGCTTGCCCTCAAAGGGGTCGCGCTCGCTCAGTTGCAGCCGCGACGCCGGTTGCACTTGCATCCCGCCCAACTGTAGCTCGGTGGGTTGTTCAAAACCCTCAATAACCGTCGCTCCGGCGGAGCGGCAAAGAGCCATCACCACCAGCACCCCCAACCATCGGACTGTACCGCCCATTTCTAACCCCCCTTGTTTGTCATTTGCCCCCGCGCAGCCACGAGCGGTCAAAGGCTGCGTGCCGAACGGTCTGGCGACGGTAGGTGTAAACGCAGTGCACCCAACCGTCAGCGCTTGCCAGTAGGCACGGGTAACTGAACTCGCCGTCGCCGACTTCTAAGTCGCGGATAACCGTCCAACGCTGCGTTTCGTCAGGCGAGTAGGCGATGCTCAGCGGTGAACGCTGATGGGTGCTGTCGTTGAACGCCAGCACTAACGCCCCGTCAGGCAACCGCACCAAGTCCACCGCCGCGTTAGGGTTGGGCAACTCGGTCGGTTCCGGCGCCGTCCAAGTGTGCCCGCCGTCGGTGGAAGTGATCCGGACGATTCGCCCGACGGTGCTGCGGCAGTAAGCCACCAAGCGTCCGTCTGCCAGTTCCACGACCGCCGGCTGAATGAGTCCGCGCCACTGGTGCAAGACAGCGACTTCGCGCCAAGTGCGCCCTGCGTCCTCAGAACGCCAAAAGACAGGGTGCCAGCGCCGTTCGTCGTAAAGGGGCAACAGCCATGCCCCGTCCCGCAGCACCAGCGGCTTGGTGCGCACCATGTAACCTTGCACCGCCGAAAGCAACTGCGGCGCCGTCCAACTACGACCGTCGTCCAGCGAACGCATCGCGAACAACAGTGCCGTCGCCCAACTTTGTCCCTGCAGCGTGACGAAAAAGAGCCACACCGCGCCGTCGGGGGCAGTAAACAGAACGGGGTTGCCATCGGCTTTGCCAGGCGTGTCCACAAGGGGAGAGGGCTCAAATCGCCACGCGACCGTGCCGTCTCCTTGCGGTTGCCCCCACGCCATGAAGATGGCTTGGTTAGGCGCTTTTTCGTAGTCGCCGGCGTAAAAGGCGCAAAGCAATGTGCCCCCGCGCGTTTGTGTCAAGGTCGCCGCATGGACAGACGGGTGCGTCGGTAGGAAACCGGCAACATCCCGCTTGACCAACACCCTCACAGCACCTCATCGCCACAGCGTCGGCTGGCTCAATGGCGGAGCGACGGGGATTCGAACCCCGGAGGGTCCTTTTCGGACCCTACCCGGTTTCCAGCCGGGTCCCTTCGTCCACTCGGGCATCGCTCCGTTTGACGGGGCGCTTACGCAGGTCATGGCGGAGGGACGGGGATTCGAACCCCGGAGGAGCGTCCTTTAACGCCCCTACGCGATTTCGAGTCGCGCCCCTTCGTCCGCTCGGGCATCCCTCCGCTCAACAATTTTAGCCGTCACGATCCGCCGATGTCGCTCAATCCGACCGCAAAGGCAGTGTCACAACCGGTCGGGCACGCGGATGCGTCCGGCTTTGATAGCAGCCTCCACCTGTTGCAATTCCGCCAGCAATTTCGCTGGGATGCGGCGTTTGAGTCGG is a window from the bacterium HR17 genome containing:
- the dmdA gene encoding 2,3-dimethylmalate dehydratase large subunit, which gives rise to MGMTMTEKILAAHAGVREVKPGELVNCKVDLCMANDVTAALAIKEFRKIGVDRVFDPEKIVLVPSHYAPSKDIQAAAQVKIMRDFARAMGIKHFFEVGRGGIEHILVPEQGLAYPGMLYVGADSHTCTVGALGCFATGVGSTDMAAVWATGEIWLKVPETMKFVYTGKLPQWVMGKDLILATIGKITVSGALYRAMEFTGPVIAELPMSERFTMCNMVIEAGGKNGLMPVDEITLDYLRRHAPHTEDKWLIVESDPDAPYHSVWEINCSELEPLVAFPHSPDNVHPVSEAVALNITVDQVFIGSCTNAKLEDLRIAAQLLKGRKVHPNVRLIVIPATHRVYMQAMREGLLEIFADAGAIIAEGTCGPCLGGYFGVLAPGERCLSTSNRNFIGRMGSPQAEAFLANPAVAAATAVLGRIAHPDELDGALKVWSLKAFAAQPVAP
- the dagK_2 gene encoding Diacylglycerol kinase produces the protein MRSVLIVNPKAKRGRALSLARQAQGELLRHGWQCDLLPSESGEHVRHLTHQALQRGVDAVFVCGGDGTIHHAVQALALSPTPLGIIPCGRGNDLVRALGIPLDPTAAARVIAGGRTHAIDLGVVRGEYFCGIVTCGFDSAVADFAYRHRSIPGGWVGYLGAALVLLARYQFRRVQVDGDGVAFDGRVLLVATANCPAYGGGLWIAPTAQLDDGLLHVCIVRETSKWRILRLLPTVFTGAHIHEPEVSLHAVRKVRLQSDEPLPLFADGEPVGATPATVTVVPSALRVFVP
- the rsxB_2 gene encoding Electron transport complex subunit RsxB, which produces MRYIRVGTTGVQVSRLCFGTLPLGPLLRRMPLMQGAELLAYAFERGVTTFDTAKGFRTRDYLAVAFGDKPDVVIVDKSSARSYEEMERDIADSLVDLNRDEADIFLLYDVRSRDDFATRRGAWEYLAEAKAMGLVKAIGLSTHTVEGALLAAELPEVDFVQVPFNLLGAGILDGDLAAMEAALHRLKAADKTVCAIKPLAGGMLSRSQWQEALTFVFSHPCVDCVCVGLLTHDEVDAGCAFADHQPVAPEVAGAVTAMPRRLFILDWCTGCEACIPVCPTQALYMHEGVAKVVHERCDWCGKCGPVCPESAIFLIANPPAPSDEEPNGE
- the xynB gene encoding Beta-xylosidase, which gives rise to MGGTVRWLGVLVVMALCRSAGATVIEGFEQPTELQLGGMQVQPASRLQLSERDPFEGKRCAELHYRFEKVSGLQYLEVIAPHRLTEKPRRFSVAVRGDGSGNIVRARFVDAGGEWHQYDLGVLHFRGWRVLWTHLDTPHGHWGGDGNGRLDFPVTFFSLVLDSLVRPSEGVVAFDAVSAHYGEEVQPPVNAQFVPARRWGYFWGATDPPTGKLVLTNTTNAPVTVAVSVQLLNHREEPVRSLWRSEVTVTPGKPVERTIALHPIRFGVHFVAIQLTALTPERPSATRLVSVCWLPEPAPIGEDSPFGVCTHFGQFKHKVPDTLDLMRRMGAAWLRDELYWSEVEREQGKFIFPTYYDAYMRAAGESGIRPLIIFNYANRHYDNGVAPHTDAGREAFARYCRALIERYGRICRHWEVWNEPNIGFWQPKPNPADYTALLKTVYTTVKSVDPQATVVGVCTAGTDLGFIEAVLQRDGGKFMDALSVHPYRYPRSPEASDFVGEMQRLKALLDKYGAGHLKVWLTEFGYPTHITGGTPQWLSAAYIVRTFLWALTLPFIERVFVYDFQDDGDDPTYNEFNFGLIRFDHSPKVGYAAFNTMVRMLARKRFLRQAAVGDGAVCLVFGDATGEVWTLWATQGERRVTVPVTASVVTVTDLMGNSQPMRPVRGQLTLTLTEEPLFVTIAAQRRRATR
- the prmA_3 gene encoding Ribosomal protein L11 methyltransferase, which encodes MPVRLWLTCPADVMPPMLARLQWLGVRRLQRYLYGPLCRVSALLPDTTDTPLRVHWLWEQGRQQGLTVYLYAGNDTDLPFALPFLPPLRTEQGVFGSIRHPTTQLCLALLQAVGLDAKRVLDIGTGTGVLAVAALAGGARQVIATDIASTAARLAAFNLARYPSERWAVVVCDLASALRGCFDLVCCNISADVLPPLLSHLQHDLACDALIVSGFTAPEWRSVRRWLRSRGWCVDQWRFLNGWLAAFARRL
- the nedA gene encoding Sialidase, whose protein sequence is MLVKRDVAGFLPTHPSVHAATLTQTRGGTLLCAFYAGDYEKAPNQAIFMAWGQPQGDGTVAWRFEPSPLVDTPGKADGNPVLFTAPDGAVWLFFVTLQGQSWATALLFAMRSLDDGRSWTAPQLLSAVQGYMVRTKPLVLRDGAWLLPLYDERRWHPVFWRSEDAGRTWREVAVLHQWRGLIQPAVVELADGRLVAYCRSTVGRIVRITSTDGGHTWTAPEPTELPNPNAAVDLVRLPDGALVLAFNDSTHQRSPLSIAYSPDETQRWTVIRDLEVGDGEFSYPCLLASADGWVHCVYTYRRQTVRHAAFDRSWLRGGK
- the tusA_2 gene encoding Sulfurtransferase TusA translates to MAQSVQADKVVDARGAQCPGPLVELVRAIKEVPIGAVVELWTQEPRTKDDAKAWCERAGHEFLGAFPADGYERVLVRRTK